The following proteins are encoded in a genomic region of Arachis ipaensis cultivar K30076 chromosome B02, Araip1.1, whole genome shotgun sequence:
- the LOC107625410 gene encoding formin-like protein 5 → MFLCSFSIWKRSKICKLMFILFEINHHRTLSSLFKICNNLFLLPNFLFIDKVQANSDQAMVWNQLKARSFQFNEEMMESLFGYNAAQEKSKPGMKKESREQTPQYIQIIEPKKAKNLSILLKALNVTLEEVRDALLEGNEIPPEFLNTLLNMAPSQEEERKLRLFTGDQWINSLKEWIC, encoded by the exons ATGTTTTTATGCTCATTTTCTATATGGAAAAGAAGCAAAATTTGCAAACTAATGTTTATTTTGTTTGAAATCAATCATCATAGAACTCTGTCTTCACTcttcaaaatttgcaacaatcTCTTTTTAC TTCCAAATTTTCTGTTTATAGATAAGGTTCAAGCAAACTCAGATCAGGCTATGGTTTGGAATCAGCTCAAAGCAAGATCCTTCCA GTTCAATGAAGAAATGATGGAGTCGCTTTTTGGATATAATGCTGCTCAAGAAAAATCTAAACCCGGAATGAAGAAAGAATCTCGTGAACAAACTCCTCAATATATTCAGATCATTGAACCAAAGAAAGCAAAGAATTTGTCAATTCTGTTGAAAGCATTGAATGTAACACTAGAAGAAGTTCGTGATGCACTCCTTGAAG GAAATGAAATACCCCCAGAATTCCTAAACACTTTGTTGAATATGGCACCAAGTCAAGAGGAAGAACGAAAGCTCAGACTCTTCACAGGGGATCAGTGGATTAATAGTTTGAAGGAGTGGATTTGTTGA